Genomic DNA from Xiphophorus hellerii strain 12219 chromosome 16, Xiphophorus_hellerii-4.1, whole genome shotgun sequence:
NNNNNNNNNNNNNNNNNNNNNNNNNNNNNNNNNNNNNNNNNNNNNNNNNNNNNNNNNNNNNNNNNNNNNNNNNNNNNNNNNNNNNNNNNNNNNNNNNNNNNNNNNNNNNNNNNNNNNNNNNNNNNNNNNNNNNNNNNNNNNNNNNNNNNNNNNNNNNNNNNNNNNNNNNNNNNNNNNNNNNNNNNNNNNNNNNNNNNNNNNNNNNNNNNNNNNNNNNNNNNNNNNNNNNNNNNNNNNNNNNNNNNNNNNNNNNNNNNNNNNNNNNNNNNNNNNNNNNNNNNNNNNNNNNNNNNNNNNNNNNNNNNNNNNNNNNNNNNNNNNNNNNNNNNNNNNNNNNNNNNNNNNNNNNNNNNNNNNNNNNNNNNNNNNNNNNNNNNNNNNNNNNNNNNNNNNNNNNNNNNNNNNNNNNNNNNNNNNNNNNNNNNNNNNNNNNNNNNNNNNNNNNNNNNNNNNNNNNNNNNNNNNNNNNNNNNNNNNNNNNNNNNNNNNNNNNNNNNNNNNNNNNNNNNNNNNNNNNNNNNNNNNNNNNNNNNNNNNNNNNNNNNNNNNNNNNNNNNNNNNNNNNNNNNNNNNNNNNNNNNNNNNNNNNNNNNNNNNNNNNNNNNNNNNNNNNNNNNNNNNNNNNNNNNNNNNNNNNNNNNNNNNNNNNNNNNNNNNNNNNNNNNNNNNNNNNNNNNNNNNNNNNNNNNNNNNNNNNNNNNNNNNNNNNNNNNNNNNNNNNNNNNNNNNNNNNNNNNNNNNNNNNNNNNNNNNNNNNNNNNNNNNNNNNNNNNNNNNNNNNNNNNNNNNNNNNNNNNNNNNNNNNNNNNNNNNNNNNNNNNNNNNNNNNNNNNNNNNNNNNNNNNNNNNNNNNNNNNNNNNNNNNNNNNNNNNNNNNNNNNNNNNNNNNNNNNNNNNNNNNNNNNNNNNNNNNNNNNNNNNNNNNNNNNNNNNNNNNNNNNNNNNNNNNNNNNNNNNNNNNNNNNNNNNNNNNNNNNNNNNNNNNNNNNNNNNNNNNNNNNNNNNNNNNNNNNNNNNNNNNNNNNNNNNNNNNNNNNNNNNNNNNNNNNNNNNNNNNNNNNNNNNNNNNNNNNNNNNNNNNNNNNNNNNNNNNNNNNNNNNNNNNNNNNNNNNNNNNNNNNNNNNNNNNNNNNNNNNNNNNNNNNNNNNNNNNNNNNNNNNNNNNNNNNNNNNNNNNNNNNNNNNNNNNNNNNNNNNNNNNNNNNNNNNNNNNNNNNNNNNNNNNNNNNNNNNNNNNNNNNNNNNNNNNNNNNNNNNNNNNNNNNNNNNNNNNNNNNNNNNNNNNNNNNNNNNNNNNNNNNNNNNNNNNNNNNNNNNNNNNNNNNNNNNNNNNNNNNNNNNNNNNNNNNNNNNNNNNNNNNNNNNNNNNNNNNNNNNNNNNNNNNNNNNNNNNNNNNNNNNNNNNNNNNNNNNNNNNNNNNNNNNNNNNNNNNNNNNNNNNNNNNNNNNNNNNNNNNNNNNNNNNNNNNNNNNNNNNNNNNNNNNNNNNNNNNNNNNNNNNNNNNNNNNNNNNNNNNNNNNNNNNNNNNNNNNNNNNNNNNNNNNNNNNNNNNNNNNNNNNNNNNNNNNNNNNNNNNNNNNNNNNNNNNNNNNNNNNNNNNNNNNNNNNNNNNNNNNNNNNNNNNNNNNNNNNNNNNNNNNNNNNNNNNNNNNNNNNNNNNNNNNNNNNNNNNNNNNNNNNNNNNNNNNNNNNNNNNNNNNNNNNNNNNNNNNNNNNNNNNNNNNNNNNNNNNNNNNNNNNNNNNNNNNNNNNNNNNNNNNNNNNNNNNNNNNNNNNNNNNNNNNNNNNNNNNNNNNNNNNNNNNNNNNNNNNNNNNNNNNNNNNNNNNNNNNNNNNNNNNNNNNNNNNNNNNNNNNNNNNNNNNNNNNNNNNNNNNNNNNNNNNNNNNNNNNNNNNNNNNNNNNNNNNNNNNNNNNNNNNNNNNNNNNNNNNNNNNNNNNNNNNNNNNNNNNNNNNNNNNNNNNNNNNNNNNNNNNNNNNNNNNNNNNNNNNNNNNNNNNNNNNNNNNNNNNNNNNNNNNNNNNNNNNNNNNNNNNNNNNNNNNNNNNNNNNNNNNNNNNNNNNNNNNNNNNNNNNNNNNNNNNNNNNNNNNNNNNNNNNNNNNNNNNNNNNNNNNNNNNNNNNNNNNNNNNNNNNNNNNNNNNNNNNNNNNNNNNNNNNNNNNNNNNNNNNNNNNNNNNNNNNNNNNNNNNNNNNNNNNNNNNNNNNNNNNNNNNNNNNNNNNNNNNNNNNNNNNNNNNNNNNNNNNNNNNNNNNNNNNNNNNNNNNNNNNNNNNNNNNNNNNNNNNNNNNNNNNNNNNNNNNNNNNNNNNNNNNNNNNNNNNNNNNNNNNNNNNNNNNNNNNNNNNNNNNNNNNNNNNNNNNNNNNNNNNNNNNNNNNNNNNNNNNNNNNNNNNNNNNNNNNNNNNNNNNNNNNNNNNNNNNNNNNNNNNNNNNNNNNNNNNNNNNNNNNNNNNNNNNNNNNNNNNNNNNNNNNNNNNNNNNNNNNNNNNNNNNNNNNNNNNNNNNNNNNNNNNNNNNNNNNNNNNNNNNNNNNNNNNNNNNNNNNNNNNNNNNNNNNNNNNNNNNNNNNNNNNNNNNNNNNNNNNNNNNNNNNNNNNNNNNNNNNNNNNNNNNNNNNNNNNNNNNNNNNNNNNNNNNNNNNNNNNNNNNNNNNNNNNNNNNNNNNNNNNNNNNNNNNNNNNNNNNNNNNNNNNNNNNNNNNNNNNNNNNNNNNNNNNNNNNNNNNNNNNNNNNNNNNNNNNNNNNNNNNNNNNNNNNNNNNNNNNNNNNNNNNNNNNNNNNNNNNNNNNNNNNNNNNNNNNNNNNNNNNNNNNNNNNNNNNNNNNNNNNNNNNNNNNNNNNNNNNNNNNNNNNNNNNNNNNNNNNNNNNNNNNNNNNNNNNNNNNNNNNNNNNNNNNNNNNNNNNNNNNNNNNNNNNNNNNNNNNNNNNNNNNNNNNNNNNNNNNNNNNNNNNNNNNNNNNNNNNNNNNNNNNNNNNNNNNNNNNNNNNNNNNNNNNNNNNNNNNNNNNNNNNNNNNNNNNNNNNNNNNNNNNNNNNNNNNNNNNNNNNNNNNNNNNNNNNNNNNNNNNNNNNNNNNNNNNNNNNNNNNNNNNNNNNNNNNNNNNNNNNNNNNNNNNNNNNNNNNNNNNNNNNNNNNNNNNNNNNNNNNNNNNNNNNNNNNNNNNNNNNNNNNNNNNNNNNNNNNNNNNNNNNNNNNNNNNNNNNNNNNNNNNNNNNNNNNNNNNNNNNNNNNNNNNNNNNNNNNNNNNNNNNNNNNNNNNNNNNNNNNNNNNNNNNNNNNNNNNNNNNNNNNNNNNNNNNNNNNNNNNNNNNNNNNNNNNNNNNNNNNNNNNNNNNNNNNNNNNNNNNNNNNNNNNNNNNNNNNNNNNNNNNNNNNNNNNNNNNNNNNNNNNNNNNNNNNNNNNNNNNNNNNNNNNNNNNNNNNNNNNNNNNNNNNNNNNNNNNNNNNNNNNNNNNNNNNNNNNNNNNNNNNNNNNNNNNNNNNNNNNNNNNNNNNNNNNNNNNNNNNNNNNNNNNNNNNNNNNNNNNNNNNNNNNNNNNNNNNNNNNNNNNNNNNNNNNNNNNNNNNNNNNNNNNNNNNNNNNNNNNNNNNNNNNNNNNNNNNNNNNNNNNNNNNNNNNNNNNNNNNNNNNNNNNNNNNNNNNNNNNNNNNNNNNNNNNNNNNNNNNNNNNNNNNNNNNNNNNNNNNNNNNNNNNNNNNNNNNNNNNNNNNNNNNNNNNNNNNNNNNNNNNNNNNNNNNNNNNNNNNNNNNNNNNNNNNNNNNNNNNNNNNNNNNNNNNNNNNNNNNNNNNNNNNNNNNNNNNNNNNNNNNNNNNNNNNNNNNNNNNNNNNNNNNNNNNNNNNNNNNNNNNNNNNNNNNNNNNNNNNNNNNNNNNNNNNNNNNNNNNNNNNNNNNNNNNNNNNNNNNNNNNNNNNNNNNNNNNNNNNNNNNNNNNNNNNNNNNNNNNNNNNNNNNNNNNNNNNNNNNNNNNNNNNNNNNNNNNNNNNNNNNNNNNNNNNNNNNNNNNNNNNNNNNNNNNNNNNNNNNNNNNNNNNNNNNNNNNNNNNNNNNNNNNNNNNNNNNNNNNNNNNNNNNNNNNNNNNNNNNNNNNNNNNNNNNNNNNNNNNNNNNNNNNNNNNNNNNNNNNNNNNNNNNNNNNNNNNNNNNNNNNNNNNNNNNNNNNNNNNNNNNNNNNNNNNNNNNNNNNNNNNNNNNNNNNNNNNNNNNNNNNNNNNNNNNNNNNNNNNNNNNNNNNNNNNNNNNNNNNNNNNNNNNNNNNNNNNNNNNNNNNNNNNNNNNNNNNNNNNNNNNNNNNNNNNNNNNNNNNNNNNNNNNNNNNNNNNNNNNNNNNNNNNNNNNNNNNNNNNNNNNNNNNNNNNNNNNNNNNNNNNNNNNNNNNNNNNNNNNNNNNNNNNNNNNNNNNNNNNNNNNNNNNNNNNNNNNNNNNNNNNNNNNNNNNNNNNNNNNNNNNNNNNNNNNNNNNNNNNNNNNNNNNNNNNNNNNNNNNNNNNNNNNNNNNNNNNNNNNNNNNNNNNNNNNNNNNNNNNNNNNNNNNNNNNNNNNNNNNNNNNNNNNNNNNNNNNNNNNNNNNNNNNNNNNNNNNNNNNNNNNNNNNNNNNNNNNNNNNNNNNNNNNNNNNNNNNNNNNNNNNNNNNNNNNNNNNNNNNNNNNNNNNNNNNNNNNNNNNNNNNNNNNNNNNNNNNNNNNNNNNNNNNNNNNNNNNNNNNNNNNNNNNNNNNNNNNNNNNNNNNNNNNNNNNNNNNNNNNNNNNNNNNNNNNNNNNNNNNNNNNNNNNNNNNNNNNNNNNNNNNNNNNNNNNNNNNNNNNNNNNNNNNNNNNNNNNNNNNNNNNNNNNNNNNNNNNNNNNNNNNNNNNNNNNNNNNNNNNNNNNNNNNNNNNNNNNNNNNNNNNNNNNNNNNNNNNNNNNNNNNNNNNNNNNNNNNNNNNNNNNNNNNNNNNNNNNNNNNNNNNNNNNNNNNNNNNNNNNNNNNNNNNNNNNNNNNNNNNNNNNNNNNNNNNNNNNNNNNNNNNNNNNNNNNNNNNNNNNNTCACATGATGTACATCCCATTACAATAGACGGCTCAAACTTGACAGAGTACATTTAAGGCAAAGAGTTTTTCCATCCAAGTAACCATGAACTAACTACTTGCACATACCGAACAAGTGCATTTGTGCAACTTAACTCTGcctaacaaataaaacacttattGAAAAACAGATTAGTTCCAGTACTAGTGAAGCAACCTAGCCCGAATTTCTGCCACACGTGGACTTTCTTTCACTTTACCTACATCTATATTGTACACAGTGGTCTGGATGAACGTAAACATGTTGCACAGCATGGGGTTGTATGTTGTGGCAAACACGTAATGTGCCTTAAACAGTTCATCAAAAGCACCAAGAGAGGAAGTTGACCTGCAAGCAATGGCATTTTTGTCAAGGATGATGAACTGGTGAGCTACTTTCTTCCTCCGTCCCACAGCCAGGAGATAGGGTTGTGTGCTCGTCGTGATGGCATCAAGATGTTCTTGGATGTTGGTTCctgtctgtggaaaaaaaacacacaatacaaTTACAATTCCATAGCTGCAATGCTACATATgggaaaacagcatttaactatGTGTGATATCACCCTAAAACTGAAACTCTCCCAGTGAAACAACCTTGAGTAtaacataaagtaaaatttgCAACAAATACAAACCTTCTTGAAGACCACAAGATGCTTCTCTGCTTGGGAGGCAGACACCTTCCCTGGTCTCTTACGACCCAAGGCAGAGGGGGGAATCAGGTGTAGCAGCAGCAAAATCGATGAGAGGTCATTGTCCCAACCTGTGATAAGAGAAATGTGATGTTGAATTGACCATTAAAATCTAGTGATTATGCAATTTAAATTATGTGTACATCGCTAAGTGAAGCTCACACAATAATTGATGGCTACATAATGTGAAGTCATCCTTACTCATGTCATCATCCACTTCAGTGTCATCCTCAGGAGTATCAGCTGCCAGGAGAAGTTCTTCAAGATCACTAGTGGTTGGAAGCTTTCTGCATTGTTGGATGATCTTTCTCTTGAAGGTGGTCGTCCATTTCTCCAGAAACTTGCCAGACACGTCTTCTCCAAACATCAGGACAAAATCCTGCTCCACCTAGGATGTAGATAGTAAAAAACGTAAAACATTTCCCAGCCACATTAATTGTATTCATTTTGACTtgtcacaaaaatacaatttttacatgactgtgaaattatcaaaaataattaccaAGCCTTTGACATCTTTGAAACGTGGAAAGACAGAGAGTATGTTGCTTGACTGTTGGGGGTCGAGGACCGTGTTGCGCCGGAAGTCAAATGTGAgcttcatcttcttcttgatCGTGTCCTCATCGGCTGAATGCTTAATCAGTGCGATGGCTTCCTTACACTCTTCTTCACTCAGGATAGTCTCTGGAACAAACTGGGTCTCTCGTCTAGCAGCTGGTCCTCCAAGCCCATGTTCACAAGATGCTTCTTCGGATGATGCTAGTCAATATAAGAAAATccttcaactttaaaaaaacccaacaacaataaaaccttccctgccccccaaaaaatgcaaCACCATCCCTGTAGTTGCATTTCTTCTTCAAGTGTTGTTAATGGTTTCCTCCATATGATGATCGTCTGTCTTTAGCAGTGGATCTCTGAATAGTTTTTATCCTCCAGGCTAAATACCCGGTACCACTTGCAGCATCATAATAATGCTCCTTGGGGATTAAAAGGATGCCAAAAACAGACAGACATTGAAACAGTTAAACATATAATCTGATAGAAACTAAAAGTTGTCAATGTGTTACTGTGTTTACCATAACACAGTAAATTATAGTATGTGACTTACATAACCATTCCTGGAGAATGGATCACTGAGGTAGGGGAATAAGCTAACAATTCATCTGGCATACATTTCTTTAACCTCTCTGGGTGGTGATGTCCTGCAAAATTAAAATGGTCAAGGTATATTATCCAAGGTATGCACTGGATTTAACAAAATCTTTCATTTCATCTACACAGCTAACTAAAGCCTATTTACAAATTACCCATTCTTCTCTGTCATGTCAGCTGCCAGTATGTTAACCATTTTCCTTCTGGTTTCATCTGTGAGGCACTTGCTTCGATTATATTCCTTCATGATCCGTTCGCCACCAGGTTTGTTGTTAAGAATGGATTCCACTAActtcaaacaacaaaacatttcagcttttattaAATACACATCAAAACAGTAATTgttagtaaaaaaacaaaaacattctctTCTCAAATATAAGCGATAATAAAGCAGCGTGTATTATAAGACTGGTGGATCACcaggatttatttgtttattttacttgcttgttcattttaaataggGTTTTTTATGCACCAGTAACAGTAAAAACGAAGTAAGCTAGATTTGACGCACTGAACTTGGTGCGAGGATGTGCAAACCAATTGCTCCATCTCTGCACCTGCCCCTTGGCCTAACAAGCTGTTATGGcacttctgatttttttgtaacttttaacatttaatacaaaaactgtTCTGGCACCTCTTCTGAGtatagcaggttttctgggggaaacagtgataaaggcttttaaaaacaaaatactttttggtTTTGCGTTAATTTTTGAGAGTCAATTCTTACATGCTTAGCTTCTGTGTCCGGGCGCTGGCGTTTAGCGGAAGGACTCTCTGAAAGAATGAGTGTCTCTTGAGAATCAGATGATTCTCAAGAGAATCATCTGATTCTCCCATCTGCCGGTTCTCTGTCCAGCTGAGAAAACTGTAAAGCTAAATTCCtgctattttaatttatatttgctTGCGGGTTCTGATAGGATCTATCAGAACCCGCAAGCATCTCAGCCATGAGCTTGGCTGAGATTCCTCAGGGCAATTCCACCATGGAGACAAAGTCTGGCCATAAGAGAAGcagatgaaagacaaaaaacaataattaaatagCAAGCTTATTAAATACTAACATGAACTACAAATATAACAAACCAGTTTCATATTTGATGGTTAGGACTTCAGCTGAGGGATCCTTAACAACATCCTCAAACACATCTTCATCCAACTCAGTCCCAGAACTGTCAACAACCTTCACGCCCTCTGTTACAGCTGGCACGCCAAATTTTGTAAATGCtagagaaaaagacagatgCTTGTCTAAACCACAATTATGAGGTTATGTTGCTCTAATACTCACATGTGCATAGACTCTGGAACATTACTTTTGAATAAACAATGTGAAGTAACATTACAAGCACCCTCATAGCTTCCTGTGTAAAGCTACCAGTGTCTTACCTGCTATCAAAAACTCCTTCAGATTCGGTTCTGTTAGTCGGACAAATTTTTGCTGCTCGCCAAGTCTTGTTTTAATCAACATGGTTCCTGCAGCACATAATTCCTCAGTCATTCATCTTTTAGTACTGAAAGGCTTTCAATTTGTGAAACATGTGCCAACTGCTTCACAAACATTACAGCTTACATTACATCGTTTTCATAGAACACAATGATTTAAGTTTACACGTTAATGGCTTGGGCACTAAGTAATTTGACTTCGTTGGACTCTTATCTAGGTTAGACAGTTACTAAATACCCTTTCCTTAGTAACAACTAGAACCGTCCATTAAATTGCCTCGCTTCTTTTTCGGCTTTTCCATTAGCATTAGCAACGGTTAATGGCGGAGTCAAGCAAGGTTTACAGTAGAGGCATTATGCTGGGCACGAGGGAGAGCACGCAAATAATCACTCGCGCCAAATTCAGTGTTAACTATGAAACTAGCTGCACTACTAGCACCGCTTAACAATTCGGAGTCGTGAGGTCAGAAGGCTGCCGGACCGGTCACAAGTCACAACATCCCGCTCACAAGGAGATGCCACTCAATTGTAATTGAAAGTGAACCAAATTATGTTAGAAATACTCAACCCGAATAAAATATGGACTAACATAAAAAAGGAGCAGAGCAGCTAAAAGCTAGTTTAGCAAACTCCTGGCACCAACGCAATATACGCCGACATAAATTTACTTagcaaaaagggaaaaaaaagcttgacGGTTAGCATTACTGTTGACCTGAAAAGCCATACAGCCAACGTGAGACTTATTTTTTCTCAACCCAGACATTTTTTGCTGAATTTATGttgcatttctaaaataaataaataaataaaacacatattcATGCAATATGGCTTGGACATGGATTTAAGGCG
This window encodes:
- the LOC116735480 gene encoding uncharacterized protein LOC116735480, whose translation is MKLTFDFRRNTVLDPQQSSNILSVFPRFKDVKGLVEQDFVLMFGEDVSGKFLEKWTTTFKRKIIQQCRKLPTTSDLEELLLAADTPEDDTEVDDDMSWDNDLSSILLLLHLIPPSALGRKRPGKVSASQAEKHLVVFKKTGTNIQEHLDAITTSTQPYLLAVGRRKKVAHQFIILDKNAIACRSTSSLGAFDELFKAHYVFATTYNPMLCNMFTFIQTTVYNIDVGKVKESPRVAEIRARLLH